From the genome of Blautia pseudococcoides, one region includes:
- a CDS encoding GNAT family N-acetyltransferase encodes MLKGIIFDMDGVLINSEPVHYRVWKQALAARGIELDHEIYKPCIGSTNGFLMDILHDNYGISRDDKELVETMEQIKKKVIAEEGFPMIKGVPQLLGRLKDSGYRLAIASSSPPAYIRQVVTSLGIDGYFELLVSGEQVKNPKPAPDVFLEAARQMKLDPEECLILEDSSNGCRAAKAAGMVCCAYFNPDSGKQDLSPADVVIEGYEEIDGAFLEKVYCHGRHLPALVCETKRLRIREMTEQDIPKMMEITSQGTPDTAEGMAKSLEEELEAFPSYRKYMYEMCDMGYWVLEEKESGMIVGRAGVEPKIWNHNSSVVELGYLIDEKHRGKGFAYEACRGILEEAKRRGAVYLYCRIRSANLASKKLARKLGFSKIDYRLEDDSEDMEVYRYTCSE; translated from the coding sequence ATGTTAAAAGGAATTATTTTCGATATGGACGGCGTGTTGATCAACAGTGAGCCGGTCCACTACAGAGTCTGGAAGCAGGCGCTTGCAGCGCGGGGGATTGAACTTGATCATGAGATTTACAAACCATGTATCGGTTCCACCAATGGTTTTTTAATGGATATACTGCATGACAATTATGGGATTTCCAGGGATGATAAAGAACTGGTTGAGACTATGGAACAGATTAAAAAGAAGGTCATTGCAGAGGAAGGCTTTCCTATGATAAAGGGTGTGCCCCAGCTGCTTGGACGGCTCAAAGACAGCGGATACCGTCTGGCCATAGCCTCCTCCTCCCCTCCGGCCTATATCCGGCAGGTGGTGACAAGTCTGGGGATTGACGGTTATTTTGAACTTCTTGTGAGCGGGGAGCAGGTGAAAAACCCTAAACCGGCACCGGATGTATTTTTGGAAGCCGCCAGGCAGATGAAACTTGACCCGGAGGAGTGCCTGATCCTTGAGGACTCCAGCAACGGATGCAGGGCAGCAAAGGCGGCAGGGATGGTCTGCTGCGCCTACTTCAACCCGGATTCCGGAAAGCAGGATTTAAGCCCTGCGGATGTGGTGATCGAGGGATATGAAGAGATTGACGGTGCTTTTTTAGAGAAAGTATACTGCCATGGCAGACATCTTCCCGCATTGGTGTGTGAGACAAAAAGACTGCGGATACGGGAAATGACGGAACAGGATATTCCTAAAATGATGGAGATCACCAGCCAGGGAACCCCGGATACCGCAGAAGGAATGGCAAAGAGCCTGGAGGAGGAACTGGAGGCCTTTCCTTCCTACCGCAAATACATGTATGAAATGTGTGATATGGGCTACTGGGTCCTGGAGGAGAAAGAGAGCGGGATGATCGTAGGCCGTGCAGGGGTGGAGCCAAAAATATGGAACCACAACAGCTCGGTGGTGGAACTGGGATATCTCATTGATGAAAAACACAGAGGAAAAGGATTTGCCTATGAAGCCTGCCGGGGTATTTTGGAGGAGGCAAAGAGAAGAGGGGCTGTGTACCTGTACTGCAGGATTCGCAGTGCCAATCTGGCCTCTAAAAAACTGGCCCGCAAGCTGGGATTTTCTAAAATTGACTACCGTTTGGAGGATGACAGCGAGGATATGGAGGTCTACAGATATACCTGCAGTGAATAG
- a CDS encoding energy-coupling factor transporter transmembrane component T family protein, with translation MIRDITIGQYYPADSHLHRLDPRVKFVGTIMFLVSLFVANSFWGYLLATVFLVTIIIMSKVPVKFMLKGLKPLFFILLITVAFNLFLVPGKVLWQFWIFEITKEGILQAVRIGIRLIYLVIGSSVMTLTTTPNQLTDGLERLMRPLNKIRIPVHDIAMMMSIALRFIPILMEETDKIMKAQIARGADFENGGLIQKAKNLLPLLVPLFISAFRRADDLAMAMEARCYHGGENRTSMKPLIYHSRDISAYVCIFLYLAADIAIRVLV, from the coding sequence ATGATAAGAGATATTACGATCGGACAATATTACCCTGCGGATTCACATCTCCACAGGCTGGACCCCCGAGTGAAGTTTGTAGGGACTATCATGTTTCTGGTATCCCTTTTCGTGGCAAATTCCTTCTGGGGATATCTGCTGGCAACTGTATTTCTGGTGACGATCATCATCATGTCCAAGGTTCCTGTAAAGTTCATGCTGAAAGGTCTGAAACCTCTGTTTTTCATACTTTTGATCACAGTTGCATTCAACCTGTTTTTAGTACCGGGCAAGGTGCTGTGGCAGTTCTGGATCTTCGAGATCACAAAGGAGGGGATCCTGCAGGCTGTGAGGATCGGCATCCGGTTGATCTACCTGGTCATCGGCTCCTCGGTCATGACCCTGACCACAACGCCGAACCAGCTTACAGACGGTTTGGAAAGGCTCATGAGGCCCTTAAATAAAATCAGGATCCCCGTGCATGATATCGCCATGATGATGTCGATCGCCCTCAGATTCATCCCCATCCTCATGGAGGAGACAGATAAGATCATGAAGGCCCAGATCGCCAGAGGCGCTGACTTTGAGAACGGCGGTCTGATCCAGAAGGCCAAGAACCTGCTGCCGCTTCTGGTGCCCCTTTTTATCTCCGCTTTCAGAAGGGCGGATGATCTGGCTATGGCTATGGAGGCGCGTTGCTATCACGGCGGTGAGAACCGGACATCCATGAAACCTCTCATATACCACAGCAGGGATATCTCAGCCTATGTGTGTATCTTCCTTTATCTGGCCGCGGATATTGCCATCCGCGTACTTGTCTAG
- a CDS encoding AEC family transporter yields MENLIFSLNATLPIFLTMLLGLLFRYLGLMSADFVAKLNRFVFVAAIPALVFQDISSVDVRESWDGGFVLFCFLATLVSITVITLLARFLVEEDIRGEFVQASYRSSAAILGIAFIQNIYGSSGMAPLMIVGTVPLYNAAAVVVLSLMKPGRKKLDRKLLLQTAEGIVTNPIILGILAGILWSVLRIPQPEIMQKTVKNVAVLATPLGLMAMGASFEGKKALAKLRPSVLAGVIKLVVLAAVFLPLAVRLGYSGERLIAILVMLGSATTVSCFVMAKNMGHEGVMTSSAVMLTTFFSAFTLTGWLFLLKTLGLV; encoded by the coding sequence TTGGAAAATCTCATATTCAGCCTGAATGCCACGCTGCCCATCTTTCTCACTATGCTTCTGGGGCTTCTGTTCCGGTATCTGGGACTGATGAGCGCTGATTTTGTGGCAAAGCTCAACCGTTTTGTCTTTGTGGCAGCCATACCGGCGCTGGTATTTCAGGACATTTCTTCTGTGGATGTACGGGAAAGCTGGGACGGCGGATTTGTCCTGTTTTGTTTTCTGGCTACCCTTGTAAGTATTACGGTGATCACCCTCCTCGCCAGGTTTCTGGTGGAGGAGGATATCCGGGGGGAGTTTGTGCAGGCGTCCTACAGAAGCAGTGCCGCTATTCTGGGTATTGCGTTTATCCAGAATATCTATGGCAGTTCCGGAATGGCGCCTCTTATGATCGTTGGAACGGTTCCCCTCTACAATGCGGCGGCGGTGGTGGTGTTGTCCCTCATGAAGCCCGGACGAAAAAAGCTTGACAGAAAGCTTTTGCTTCAGACAGCAGAGGGGATCGTGACCAATCCTATTATACTGGGTATCCTGGCCGGCATTCTATGGTCTGTACTCCGAATCCCCCAGCCGGAAATCATGCAGAAAACAGTGAAGAACGTGGCAGTCCTGGCAACCCCTCTGGGCCTTATGGCTATGGGGGCTTCCTTTGAAGGAAAGAAGGCCTTGGCAAAGCTGCGTCCTTCTGTACTGGCGGGTGTGATAAAACTGGTGGTTCTGGCTGCCGTTTTCCTTCCCCTTGCTGTCCGCCTTGGGTATAGCGGGGAACGCCTGATCGCCATACTGGTCATGCTGGGGTCAGCCACAACCGTGAGCTGCTTCGTCATGGCGAAAAATATGGGGCATGAGGGCGTGATGACTTCCAGCGCAGTTATGCTGACTACGTTTTTTTCGGCGTTTACACTGACCGGATGGCTGTTTTTATTGAAGACCCTGGGACTGGTCTGA
- a CDS encoding energy-coupling factor transporter ATPase: MGIVKAIKLVHDYYKYDESGHVEGTYRALDNVELNIEAGQFIAVLGHNGSGKSTLAKHINALLFPTEGALWLDGVNTMEEEEIWKIRQKAGMVFQNPDNQIIGTVVEEDVGFGPENMGIPTEDIWKRVNESLEAVGMTAYRHHSPNKLSGGQKQRVAIAGVMAMHPQCIILDEPTAMLDPNGRKEVLRAVKELNEKEGITVVLITHYMEEVVNADRVFVMDQGKIVMQGTPREVFSRVEELKSYRLDVPQVTLLSYELKQAGAKLPAGILTTEELVNALCQ, encoded by the coding sequence ATGGGAATTGTAAAAGCCATTAAACTGGTGCATGACTATTATAAATACGATGAAAGCGGCCATGTGGAGGGCACCTACAGGGCCCTTGACAATGTGGAGCTGAATATCGAAGCAGGACAGTTTATTGCTGTCCTGGGACATAACGGCTCCGGAAAATCCACTCTGGCAAAGCATATCAATGCCCTTTTGTTTCCTACGGAGGGCGCACTGTGGCTGGACGGCGTGAACACCATGGAGGAGGAGGAGATCTGGAAGATCCGCCAGAAGGCAGGAATGGTTTTCCAGAATCCCGACAATCAGATCATCGGTACCGTGGTGGAGGAGGATGTGGGATTCGGCCCTGAGAATATGGGGATTCCCACAGAGGATATCTGGAAAAGGGTGAATGAAAGTCTGGAGGCGGTGGGCATGACAGCGTACCGCCATCATTCACCCAATAAGCTGTCCGGCGGACAGAAGCAGAGAGTTGCCATAGCCGGTGTGATGGCTATGCATCCCCAATGCATCATACTGGACGAGCCTACAGCCATGCTGGACCCGAACGGCAGAAAAGAAGTGCTCCGCGCGGTAAAGGAGCTGAACGAAAAAGAGGGCATCACAGTTGTTCTGATCACACATTATATGGAGGAAGTAGTGAATGCGGACCGTGTGTTCGTCATGGACCAGGGGAAAATAGTGATGCAGGGAACACCGAGGGAAGTTTTTTCCAGGGTGGAAGAGTTGAAATCCTACCGCCTGGATGTGCCCCAGGTGACACTCCTTTCTTATGAACTGAAACAGGCAGGAGCGAAGCTGCCTGCAGGAATCTTGACAACAGAGGAATTGGTGAACGCATTATGTCAATAA
- a CDS encoding energy-coupling factor transporter ATPase encodes MSIKLEHITYTYSPGTVYEMHALKDVDMEIPDGQFMGIIGHTGSGKSTLIQHFNGLMKPTSGTVFYNGQDIWEEKYDRQKLRSQVGLVFQYPEHQLFEAEVLEDVCFGPKNLGLSKEEAEERAVRALTQAGLPEKFYKSSPFELSGGQKRRAAIAGVLAMEPEVLILDEPTAGLDPQGRDEILDQIATLHSLRGITVILVSHSMEDIAKYVERIIVMNKGEKAFDGVPREVFSHYKELEAMGLAAPQITYIMHALGERGLHVDTQATTVEEAKASILQALERLDK; translated from the coding sequence ATGTCAATAAAATTAGAGCACATCACATACACATACAGTCCGGGAACCGTCTATGAAATGCACGCCTTAAAGGATGTGGATATGGAAATACCCGACGGTCAGTTCATGGGCATTATCGGTCACACAGGCAGCGGAAAATCCACACTGATACAGCACTTTAACGGTCTTATGAAACCTACATCAGGCACTGTTTTCTATAATGGTCAGGATATATGGGAGGAGAAATACGACAGGCAGAAGCTGAGAAGCCAGGTGGGCCTGGTATTCCAGTATCCGGAGCACCAGCTTTTTGAGGCAGAGGTCCTGGAGGATGTCTGCTTTGGGCCAAAGAACCTGGGGCTGTCTAAAGAAGAGGCAGAGGAGAGGGCAGTCAGGGCACTGACCCAGGCGGGCTTACCGGAAAAGTTTTATAAGAGTTCTCCCTTTGAACTGTCAGGCGGACAGAAGCGGCGGGCGGCCATCGCAGGTGTTTTGGCCATGGAGCCGGAAGTGCTGATCCTGGATGAGCCAACAGCAGGTCTGGACCCCCAGGGACGGGATGAGATACTGGATCAGATCGCAACCCTGCACAGCCTGCGGGGGATCACCGTGATCCTGGTATCCCACAGTATGGAGGACATCGCCAAATATGTGGAGCGAATCATCGTGATGAATAAAGGGGAAAAGGCATTTGACGGTGTACCCAGAGAAGTCTTTTCCCATTATAAGGAGCTGGAGGCCATGGGGCTTGCAGCGCCGCAGATCACATATATCATGCACGCGCTTGGTGAACGCGGTCTGCATGTGGACACCCAAGCCACCACGGTGGAAGAGGCAAAGGCAAGTATATTACAGGCACTGGAGAGATTGGACAAATGA
- the yihA gene encoding ribosome biogenesis GTP-binding protein YihA/YsxC codes for MVIKNVSLDIVCGVTSTLPVTELPHIAFAGKSNVGKSSLINALMNRKSLARTSASPGKTQTINFYNVNDALYLVDLPGYGYAKVAQAVKEQWGKLIERYLQNTKELKAVFLLIDIRHDPSANDKTMYDWIVHNGYEPIIIATKVDKLKRSQVPKHVKALKEGLALPPGTRVIPFSAETKQGREEIWELAESLLFEPA; via the coding sequence ATGGTAATTAAGAATGTATCACTGGATATTGTTTGCGGTGTCACAAGCACGCTTCCCGTAACGGAGCTGCCCCACATCGCATTTGCGGGGAAATCAAACGTAGGGAAATCTTCCCTGATCAATGCGCTTATGAACAGGAAATCCCTGGCAAGGACCAGCGCATCCCCCGGAAAGACGCAGACTATTAATTTTTATAATGTGAATGATGCGTTATATCTGGTAGACCTGCCGGGGTACGGCTACGCAAAAGTAGCCCAGGCAGTAAAGGAACAGTGGGGAAAGCTGATAGAGAGATATCTGCAAAATACAAAGGAATTGAAAGCAGTATTTCTGCTGATTGATATCCGCCATGACCCATCTGCTAACGATAAAACCATGTATGACTGGATTGTGCACAACGGATATGAGCCGATTATCATAGCAACAAAAGTGGACAAATTAAAGAGAAGCCAGGTACCGAAGCATGTAAAAGCCTTAAAAGAAGGGCTTGCGCTGCCTCCGGGCACTAGAGTGATCCCATTCTCTGCTGAGACAAAGCAGGGAAGAGAGGAAATCTGGGAGCTGGCGGAAAGTTTGCTGTTTGAGCCGGCGTAG
- the truA gene encoding tRNA pseudouridine(38-40) synthase TruA: protein MKRIMLEIAYDGTNYCGWQVQPNGITVQEVLNHHLSELLKEPVETIGASRTDAGVHALGNVAVFDTNARMPGEKIAYALNQRLPADIRIQMSKEVRADFHPRYQVSEKTYEYRILNRRFPVPTERFYSHFTYIPMDIGKMRKAGEYLLGEHDFKSFCGTGAQVKTTVRTIHRFSVERENDLITMRITGSGFLYNMVRILAGTLMEIGGGAYPPEKMQEILAAKDRKAAGPTAPARGLTLIKIDYKNGKEEE, encoded by the coding sequence ATGAAGCGTATTATGCTGGAGATTGCCTACGACGGCACAAATTACTGCGGCTGGCAGGTACAGCCCAACGGAATTACAGTACAGGAAGTTTTAAACCACCATCTGTCGGAGCTGCTGAAGGAGCCTGTGGAGACCATAGGGGCAAGCAGGACCGATGCAGGCGTACACGCCCTGGGCAATGTGGCGGTGTTTGACACAAATGCCAGGATGCCCGGGGAAAAGATAGCCTATGCGCTGAACCAGCGCCTCCCTGCGGACATCCGTATCCAGATGTCAAAGGAGGTTCGCGCAGATTTTCACCCCAGGTACCAAGTCAGTGAGAAGACCTATGAGTACCGGATCTTAAACAGAAGATTTCCGGTGCCCACAGAGCGGTTTTATTCTCATTTTACCTACATTCCCATGGATATCGGGAAGATGAGAAAAGCGGGGGAATATCTGCTGGGAGAACATGATTTTAAAAGCTTCTGCGGTACCGGGGCCCAGGTAAAGACAACGGTCAGGACCATTCACAGGTTTTCGGTGGAACGTGAGAATGACCTGATCACCATGCGTATTACCGGCAGCGGATTTTTGTACAATATGGTGCGGATCCTGGCCGGCACGCTGATGGAGATCGGCGGCGGGGCCTATCCCCCGGAAAAAATGCAGGAAATACTGGCTGCCAAAGACAGGAAGGCGGCCGGCCCCACCGCACCGGCACGGGGGCTTACCCTGATAAAAATCGACTATAAAAACGGCAAGGAAGAGGAATAG
- a CDS encoding flavin reductase family protein, with amino-acid sequence MAFKEVKTEELQFNPFTKIGKEWMLITAGTEEKYNTMTASWGGVGVIWRKDVVTAYIRPQRYTKEFVDANDTFTISFFPKEYKKALSLCGSVSGRDRDKITEAGLTACFVDGTPVFEEASLVFVCKKMYHGDIFPENFDAPENDEKWYPEKDYHTMYIGEVLKVLVKEG; translated from the coding sequence ATGGCATTTAAAGAAGTAAAAACAGAGGAATTACAGTTCAATCCATTTACCAAGATTGGAAAAGAGTGGATGCTGATCACAGCGGGAACAGAGGAAAAATACAATACCATGACTGCAAGCTGGGGCGGCGTTGGTGTGATCTGGAGAAAAGATGTGGTGACAGCTTACATCCGTCCCCAGCGGTACACAAAGGAATTCGTGGATGCAAACGATACCTTTACTATCTCCTTCTTCCCTAAGGAGTACAAAAAAGCCCTGAGTCTCTGCGGCAGCGTGTCCGGACGTGACAGGGATAAAATCACAGAGGCCGGTCTGACCGCCTGCTTTGTGGACGGCACTCCCGTGTTTGAGGAGGCCAGTCTGGTGTTTGTCTGCAAGAAAATGTATCACGGAGATATTTTCCCGGAAAACTTTGATGCACCGGAGAATGACGAAAAGTGGTATCCTGAGAAAGACTATCACACCATGTATATCGGAGAAGTTTTGAAGGTACTGGTGAAGGAAGGCTGA
- the malQ gene encoding 4-alpha-glucanotransferase, producing the protein MRRSGMLLPIASLPSPYGIGAFSKEAYEFIDLLRDTGQKLWQILPLGPTSYGDSPYQSFSTFAGNPYFIDLNVLIGKGWLTKEECDACDWGDHPSYIDYGKIYESRFPLLRKAFERSKILSDGNFLTFCVENNHWLDDYALYMAVKNKFGGKSWIEWDEEVRLREPAALKKYQDELREDIIFYQYLQFEFFEQWKNVKNYAHEKGIQIVGDIPIYVAFDSADTWANPELFQLDENNLPIAVAGCPPDGFSATGQLWGNPLYRWDYHRRMHYGWWMRRISHCFKLFDIVRIDHFRGFDEYYSIPYGDDTAQNGHWEKGPGMDLFHTMKEELGERNIIAEDLGFLTETVYKLLRDSGYPGMKVLQFAFDTSENSDYLTYKYDRNCVVYTGTHDNDTTVGWYEHMTDWDRDVALRYMNSFHTPKEEQHWDLISLAMRSVADTCIIPVQDYLGIGSEARINTPSTLGDNWKWRMEKNAFSDELKGRIWHMTKLYGRL; encoded by the coding sequence ATGAGAAGAAGTGGAATGCTGCTGCCAATCGCCAGTCTGCCGTCTCCATACGGCATTGGAGCATTTTCAAAGGAGGCATATGAGTTTATTGACCTTTTGAGGGATACCGGTCAGAAGCTCTGGCAGATATTGCCGCTGGGACCTACCAGCTACGGGGATTCCCCCTATCAGTCCTTTTCCACTTTTGCAGGCAACCCCTATTTCATAGATTTGAATGTGCTGATCGGAAAAGGATGGCTGACAAAAGAAGAGTGTGATGCCTGCGACTGGGGAGACCATCCCTCCTATATTGATTATGGGAAAATATACGAGAGCCGTTTTCCTCTCCTTCGGAAGGCATTTGAGAGAAGCAAAATCCTTTCCGACGGCAATTTCCTCACTTTTTGCGTGGAAAACAACCACTGGCTGGATGACTATGCCCTCTACATGGCTGTGAAGAATAAATTTGGCGGCAAAAGCTGGATCGAATGGGATGAGGAAGTGCGCCTGAGAGAGCCTGCTGCCCTGAAAAAATATCAGGACGAGCTGCGTGAGGACATTATTTTTTATCAATACCTGCAGTTTGAATTTTTTGAACAGTGGAAAAATGTGAAGAATTATGCCCATGAAAAGGGGATTCAGATTGTTGGAGATATCCCAATCTATGTGGCATTTGACAGCGCGGATACCTGGGCGAATCCGGAACTGTTCCAGTTGGATGAAAATAATCTGCCCATAGCAGTGGCCGGATGTCCGCCGGACGGGTTTTCTGCCACAGGCCAGCTCTGGGGCAATCCCCTGTACCGCTGGGATTACCACAGGAGAATGCACTATGGCTGGTGGATGCGCAGGATAAGCCACTGCTTTAAGCTCTTTGATATTGTGCGTATTGACCATTTCAGGGGATTTGATGAGTATTATTCCATCCCTTACGGAGATGATACGGCACAAAACGGCCACTGGGAAAAGGGGCCGGGCATGGACTTGTTCCATACCATGAAAGAAGAGTTGGGAGAGCGGAACATTATTGCGGAAGATTTGGGATTTCTCACGGAGACCGTGTATAAGCTGCTGCGTGACAGCGGGTATCCGGGCATGAAAGTGCTGCAGTTTGCCTTTGACACCAGTGAGAACAGTGATTATCTCACCTATAAATATGATAGAAACTGTGTGGTCTACACAGGAACCCATGACAATGACACTACAGTGGGCTGGTATGAGCACATGACAGACTGGGACAGGGATGTTGCCCTCAGATACATGAACAGCTTTCATACACCAAAAGAGGAGCAGCACTGGGATCTGATAAGCCTTGCCATGCGCAGCGTAGCAGATACTTGTATAATACCGGTGCAGGATTATCTGGGCATTGGCAGTGAGGCGAGGATCAATACCCCCTCCACATTAGGGGACAACTGGAAGTGGCGGATGGAAAAAAATGCATTTTCAGACGAATTAAAAGGCAGGATTTGGCATATGACAAAGTTATACGGCAGATTATAG